The genomic segment ATCGTCAGCCCGAGCTCGGCCAAGCCGATGACGAAGTACAGCGCCTGCAGGAAGCTGAACGGGATGTAGACCATCTGCACGAAGATCCAGATGGCGCACGCGAAGCCGCCCGCGGCGGAGAACATGGTCTTCCAGCGGGACTCGGTCAGCACCGCCACGAACGCGATCGCGTGCACCCCGGCCACGAGCACGATGAGGAGCAGTCCCGGTACCAGGTACGACCGGAACGGCGAACCCTCGAGGTAGTCGCCGGGCGGGATCAGCACCGACGCCAGGTCGGGATCGATGCTCCCGATCATGAGCGCGAGACCTCCCGCGAGCGCGGTGACGGCCACGAAGGCCTGGATGATCAGCAGGGTCATCCGAGAGAAGCGCACCATGACTCAGTCCTCCTCGTGTCGGGACTCGGCGGCACCGCGCGGCACCACGGCGACCGGGCACTCCGCTCGCCAGAGCACCTCCTGCACGACGGATCCCAGCAGGCTTCCCGCCAAGACCCCCCTGTGGTGCGTGCCCATGACCAGCATCGAGCTGCGCGCCCCGTAGCGCAGCAGGGCGGCCGACTGGCTGTCGCGGACCAGCTCGCTCTGCAGCTCCAGCCGCGGATACCGCTCCGTGACCCAGCTCATCGCGGCGTCCAGGGTTCCGCGATGTTCGGCCATCGCCGCGTCGGGCGTGAGCGCGAGCGCGGTCGTGCCGGCGAACGACGGGGTGGGCATGAGCCACGCGTGCACGAGACGGATCGCGGACCGGGTGGCGTCGGCCTCGGCGGCCGCGAACGCGAGCGCGGCGCTGGACGAGTCGTCGTCGGAGATGCCGATGGTGACGGGCTCCCCCAGGTCCACCCATGCCGCGGGCACCATGACGACCGGAACCCGGGCCGTCGTGCTCAGGCGCAGCGGCATCGCGCCCGCCATCGCCGCACGGATCGGATGGCCCGGATTGATGCCGATGACCAGAAGATCCGTGTCGGCTGCGAAGTCCGCCAGCGACTCCGGCGTCCCGCCTTCCAGCCGGTGCAGCTCCACACCGACGCCGGGTGCGCGTTCGCGGAGGAACTCCTCGGCGTGGGCGAGCTGGTCCAGCGCCGAGGCCCGGTCCTTCGCGGATCGCCCCACGACATTCACGAGACCGACGCTCGCGACCTCGCGACCGGCGCGCGCCGCCACCCAGGACAGTGCGGAGACGGATGCCGGACTCCCGTCGTAGCCGAGAACGATGCGTTCCATGAGGCGCTCCCCCCGTGTCGCGCGGCGGATCCGCCGCTGACGACCAGCCAACCCACCGTGGGAGCACCCGCCTGGGCCGAAGGTCCCCCGGCCGTTTGGCCGCCGGGGTCCCCTCGTCCCCACGGGACCTTCGGCCCGAGCTCGTCGGCCCTGACCGGCTCGGATGGAGGCCATAGGAAAGGACGGCCATGACTCTCTCCTCCCAGCGATTCAACGGACGCACGGTGATTGTCACCGGAGCGGGCGCCGGCATCGGCCGGGCGACCGCCGAAAGGCTCGCCGCGGAAGGCTGCCGCGTCATCGCGGTCGACGTCTCCGCCGACCGCTTGACGGCACTCGCAGACGAGGTCGGCGGCGAAGTCGTCACCGTCTCCGCCGACATCGCCGACGCCGCCGGCATCGAGGCCATCATGGCGGCGGCGGGGGAACGCATCGACGGCCTCGCGAACGTGGCCGGCATCATGGACGGCTTCGAGCCGACAGCCGAGATCGCGGATGCCACCTGGGAGCGCGTCCTGGGGGTGAACCTCACCGGGATGATGAGACTCACCCGCGCCGTGCTCCCGGGGATGATCGACCGGGGCGCGGGGAGCATCGTCAACGTCGGATCCGAAGCAGGGCAGCGAGGGTCGGCCGCCGGCACGCCGTACACGACGTCGAAGCACGCCGTGAACGGCTTCACCGTCAGCACGGCGTTCTTCTACACACCCAAGGGCGTGCGGTGCAATGCGGTGGCGCCCGGCCCCGTGGCCACGAGCATCGAGGCGCCGTTCCGCTCGGAGTGGGCGCAGACCCGGCTCGGACCGTTCTTCCAGACCAACCTGCCGCCGGTCGCGCAGCCATCGCAGCTCGCGGCCGCGATCACCTGGCTGCTCAGCGACGATGCGTCGAACGTGTCGGGGGCCGTCATCCCGGTGGATGGCGGATGGGCGGCGATCTGAGATGTCGGGCGCGCACACCGGACCCGCTCGCATCCTCGCCGGCGCGGTCCACCCGGCCCTCATCGCGACCGCGGTGGAGGACGTGCCCGACGCCGGATGCTGGGATCTGCTCGCCGGTGCGCATGTCGGCCGGCTGGCCGTGATCGGCGCCGACGGACGACCCGACATCTTCCCGATGGACTACCTCGTCTCCGACCGTCACCTTTTCCTCCGCACCGCCCCCGGCCTGAAGCTCCGGCACCTCGCACGCAACCCCTTCGTCGCCTTCGAGGCCGAGGGTGACGCGGACGGCTTCCGCTGGAGCGTCGTGGTCCGTGGCGCCGCCCGCCGGCTGGATCGTGACGACGAGATCGAGGCATCCGGCGTGCTGGACCTCCGGTCGACCAGCCCCACCGGTAAGTACGACTACCTGGAGATCACGCCGGACGCCGTGACCGGCCGGCGGTTCCGTCCGCAGCGCTGAGCGACCCGGACGACGGGGCTGCGCGTGACTTCTTTCCGCGCGTAGCCGGGGGACGTTCGGCCCGACGCTCGACGCGGTTCCGCGGGAAGCTGGCTGCGGATCGGAGGTGGCGGGGTGACCGAGCGCATGGTCCGAGACGACACGAGGCGCAGTCCGCACCCTTGGCGCGCCGCCCCGGGAGCCGCGTGGGCGGTTCGCACCGCGTGGGTCGCGGTGGTCCTCCTCAGCGCCGTGCCGGCCATCCTCGGTCACCAGCTCTGGGGCGCCGTCCCGTCGTGGATCATCGTCGCGCAGGCCGCGGTCGTGGGGCTGCTGCTGCTGTGCACGCTCGGGATAGCCCGCATCCGCCCGCTCTGGCGCTTCGGCGTCGCCTCCGGCGCTCTTCTGCTTCTCACGTGGGCGTGGGGAAACGTGTCCTTCGCGCTGCCGGCCCTCCAGTCCCTGTTCGGCGGCACGCCCTTCGACGCCCGGATGCAGGCCGAGCAGACCGGCCGCCTTGCCGTCGCGCTGTCGATGATCGGGGTGATGCTGCTGCTGGGACTGCGGCCGGGGCAGTTCTTCCTGGCGCTGGGGCAGCTCACCGCGCCGATCCGGCCGGTGAGAGTGCTCGGCTTCCCGAAGGCGGATCCGTGGCCGCGCTTCGGCCTCATCTGGGGATTCGGCATCGCGGGCGCGCTCGGAGTCGGGCAGTACCTGCTGCTGCGCCCCGACCCGTCCGCGATCGCCGCGCTCTGGCCGATGGTGCCGTCGATCCTCTTCTACGCCGCGCTCAACGCCTTCAGCGAGGAGATGACCTACCGCGCTCCGCTGCTCGCGACGCTGGAACCGGCGGTGGGAGGCCGGCACGCCCTGTGGCAGACCGCCTTCCTCTTCGGGGTCGCGCATTACTTCGGCGTCCCCGGCGGCCTTGTCGGCGCAGTCCTCTCGGTCTTCATGGGGTGGATCCTCGGCAAGGCGATGCTCGAGACCCGCGGCCTCTTCTGGGCGTGGTTCATCCACTTCCTGAGCGACATCGTGATCTTCGCGTTCCTCGCGCTCGCGCTGGTGTCGTGACGGATGCCGCGACGCTGCGGCGTCAGGGTGCCACCGGGTCCGGCACCGCGTGGCCGGAACGGTCCTCGACCGGTGCGCCCGCGCGCTGCGCCAGCCGCAGCCACGTGTCGACGACGGAATCCGGATTCAGCGAGATCGACTGGATGCCGGCGTCCACGAGCCAGTCCGCCAGCTCCGGGTGGTCGGACGGGCCCTGGCCGCAGATCCCCACGTACTTCCCGCGGCGGTTGCAGGCCTCGATCGCGAGACGGAGCACCTCGAGCACCGCCGGGTCCCGCTCGTCGAACCCGGCGGCGACGAGGTCGGAGTCACGGTCGATCCCGAGCACGAGCTGCGTCATGTCGTTCGACCCGATCGAGAAGCCGTCGAAGTGATCCAGGAAGCGATCGGCCGTGAGCGCGTTGGACGGGATCTCGCACATCATCATGACCTCGAGACCGTTGCGCCCGCGCTGGAGGCCGTGCTTCGCCAGCTCCGCCGACACCTCCGCCGCCTCCGCGAGGGTGCGTACGAACGGCACCATGATCTTCAGGTTCCGAAGGCCCATCTCATCGCGGACGAACCGCAGAGCCTCGCACTCCATGGCGAAGCACTCCTGGAAGCTGGGCGTGATGTACCGCGAGGCGCCGCGCCACCCGAGCATCGGGTTCTCCTCGCGCGGCTCGTACTGCTCGCCGCCGAGGAGGTGCGCATACTCGTTGGACTTGAAGTCGCTGGTGCGCACGATCACCGGTTCGGGCGCGAAGGCGGCCGCGATCGTCGCCACGCCCTCGGCCACGCGCTGGACGAAGAAGTCGCGCGGTGACGCGTAGGCCTCCACCCGGCGTGCGACCTCGGAGCGCAGCGGCTCGGCGAGCGCCTCGGCCTCGAGGAGGGCGCGAGGGTGGATGCCGATCTGGGTGCCGACGATGAACTCCAGGCGTGCCAGGCCCACGCCCTGGTGCGGCAGCGCCGCGAGGGCGAACGCCTGATCGGGGGTGCCGACGTTCATCATCACGCGGACCGGCGGCTGCGGCATCCGCTCGACCGGAATGCTCTGCTCCGCGAAGTCGAGTCGCCCCGCGTACACGAAGCCGTCGTCGCCCTCGGCGCAGGACACGGTGACGTCGGCACCGTCGGCCAGGGCTGTCGTCGCCGTGCGCGTACCCACGACGGCGGGGATGCCGAGTTCGCGCGCGATGATGGCGGCGTGGCAGGTTCGCCCGCCGCGGTCGGTGACGATCGCGGCAGCGCGCTTCATGACGGGTTCCCAATCCGGGTCGGTCATCTCGGCGACGAGGATGTCGCCGGGTCGGACCTTCGCCATCTCCGCCGGGGACGTCACCACGCGCACCGGGCCCGCGCCGACCCGCTGCCCGATCGCCCGCCCCTCCACGAGCACCCGGCCGTGCTCACGGAGCACGAACCGCGTGAGGACGGGCCCGTGCGCCCGCGACACGACGGTCTCGGGCCGAGCCTGCAGGATGTAGAGGCGCCCGTCGACGCCGTCGCGTGCCCACTCGATGTCCATGGCGCGGCCGTAGTGCTCCTCGATGGTCACCGCGTATCGGGCCAGTTCGTGCACCTCGGCATCCGAGATGCTGAATCGACGCCGGTCTTCGTGCGCGACGCTCGTCATCGTCGTGCTGGAACCCACGTCGTGGCCCGCCGCAAACCGCAGCGCGACCGCTTTGTCGCCCAGCTGGCGGCGCAGGATGGCGGGGCGCCCCTCCTGCAATGCGGGCTTGTACACCGTGAACTCATCGGGATTGACCTCGCCCTGCACGACGGCCTCCCCGAGCCCGTACGCGCTCGTGATCAGGACCGCACGGTCGAAGCCGGACTCGGTGTCGATCGTGAACATGACCCCCGACGCGCCGACGTCAGACCGCACCATGCGCTGCACCGCCGCGGACAGCGCCACGTCGCGGTGCGCGAATCCCTGATGCACCCGATACGCGATGGCGCGATCGTTGTAGAGGGAGGCGAAGACACTCCGCACCGCGTGGAGCACATGGTCGATGCCCGCGATGTTCAGATACGTCTCCTGCTGCCCCGCGAAAGAGGCATCGGGCAGATCTTCGGCCGTGGCCGAGGAACGCACCGCCCAGGTGGTGCCGTCGGGTGCGGCATCCGCCCCCATCGCCTCCGCGTAGGCCGCGCGGATGTCGCGCTCGAGGTCGGCGGGAAGCGGCTGAGCCTCGATCCAGCCGCGGATCGCGGCGCCCACGCGACGCAGCTCCACGACGTCAGACACATCGAGCCGCGCCAGTTCCGCCTCGATGCGCTCGGCGAGGCCGCCGCCGGCGAGGAACGCGCGGTACGCATCGGCGGTGGTGGCGAAGCCGCCGGGCACGCGGACACCCGCCGTGCTCAGCGTCGCGATCATCTCGCCCAGCGAGGCGTTCTTGCCGCCGACCTGCGGCAGGTCGGCCATGGTGATCCTGCTCAGCGTGAAGATGTTCGTCATGAGACGACGATGCCCGCGAGGCACGGCCCCGGGCGGGCCGAAGGTCCTTCCCGCCCGCTTTCCTCTTGCCGATCCGGCGCCGCGTCGACGGGACCAATGGCCCTGTGCGCCCCGCGGCGATCGGTGCACTCTGAAGTCTCGGATCCAGGGCGGGGCACGCGACGGGCGGGCGACCCTTCCTACATCTCGAGGGGAAACGAGCATGACGACGGAGATCCACGTCACCGACCGGCCTGAAGTACCAACGGCCGGCGTGCGCAGGACGGTCCCGATGAGCGGGCTGACGGAGTTCTTCTCGGAGGCGTTCGCGCAGACCATACGCGCCCTGGCAGGGCAAGGGCTCCATCCGGCGGGACCGCCGTACGGCAAGTACTACGGGATGCCGGGCGCCACGGCAGACGTGGAGGCCGGCTTGCCCGTCGACGGGTCGGTCGCGGAGTCCGGCGAGGTCCGCCCGGGATCCCTGCCGGGAGGACGTGTCGTCGAGGCCGTGCACGTCGGACCGTACGACACCATGGTCGAGACCTACGCCGCCGTCCAGCAGTTCTTCGCCGCGGAAGGATGGCAGCCGGCAGGGGTCATGTGGGAGACCTATCTGAGCGATCCCGACGAAGAACCGGACCCGTCCGCCTGGCGCACTCTGATCTCGTGGCCGCTCGCGGGCGCGCACGAAGACGGCGAACGAGGTTGAATCGGGAGGTGACCCGGCAGGATTCGAGGGTCAGTACATCAGGTCGTCGTAGACGCTGTCGCCCGGTTCGATCCTGGGCGGATTGAACTCCCACTCCTCCATCTGCTCGGAACTCCGCTCGATCGTCTCGAAGCGGACGCCGATGTACGGGGTGATCATGACGGAGATCGCGGAGCGTCCAACGGTCTGGAAGTCCACGAAGCCGGCACCCTGCTGGACGGCGTCGATGATGCGCCTCTGCAAGTCCGCGACGTCCTGCTCGGGATCGAGGATGAACATCTGACCGTCCACCCGAGCTCTCACAACTTCCATGACGCCCCCATCGGTTCGCACGCCTCCCAGAGTACGCCTTCTCGCTAGATAAGCTAGTGATCTCATGAACGCTCAGCGATCGCCCAGCGTCTTGGCGTGACAGGCTGGAACGCATGGAGACCGACATCCAGCGCTTGAGCGCAGCGGTTCGAGAGCGCGGCCTGACCGTCGCCGTGGCCGAGTCCCTCACCTCGGGGCTCCTGGCCAGCGAGGTCGGAAAGGGCGAAAGCGCCGGCGACTGGTTCTCGGGCGGCGTCGTGGCGTATCGGATGCCCGTCAAGACGGGCCTCCTGGGTGTACCTGAGGGGCTCGACCCCTGCTCCTCGCGCTGTGCGACCGCACTGGCAGAAGGAGTGCGCGCGCTCCTCGACGTCGATATCGCCGTCGCGACCACCGGCGTCGGGGGACCGGAGGACGAGGACGGCCACCCGGCGGGAACCGTCTATCTGGGATGGGCCAGCGCAGCGGGGTCCGGCGCGGAGCATCTGCAGCTGGACGGCGGGCCCGAGCGGGTGCTGGATGAGACGGTGAACCGGGCGCTGCGCCTCCTGCTCACGGTCGCGGAAGGCAAGGCCGGCGACCGGGAGCAGGCCGCCTCCAACAGCTCTCCGTAGCCGTTGGTGGCCGGGCCTGCAACCCCCAGCGCTGTGAGAGCGCCCGGGGGTAGAAAAGTCCCGTGAAGAAGGTGATCTACGCAGGAAGCGAGTTCTTGACCGGGGATGACATCACCTTTGCGCTGCTGAGCTGCAGCCAGGCTCTCGCCGAGGCGGGCGAGGCGGAGACGGTGTCCTTGCCCGTCGTCGAGCCGGACGGAGCGATCAGCGCGGTGACGGTGCTGATCGGCCCAGCGAGCCAGATCGTGGCGAAGGATGCATCGCCCGACCTCGAGGAGCTCGTCGATGAGACGGCCGTGGAGCGGCTGAATGCCATCCAGCGCAGACACCATCCCGTCGCCGTCATCGACGGCGACGTCCCGAAGACAGTCGAATGGGACGGCGAGCTCGACTGAGCCGCCCTGCGCAAGGAGGACCATGACCGACGGCACGTCGCCCGTTGTGACCCGCTCCAACCGCGGCCAATGGGAGAACCACCTGGAGGGGCATCCGGAGCTCTCCGGAAGCTTCGCCAGCAAGGAGGAGGCGGTGGACGCCGGCCGCACCGTCGCAGACGACCTGGGCGTTCACCATGTGGTGGAGGATGCCGGACCGACCGGCGCCATCACCGACGAGCAGGAGTGAGGACGGAACATGTCAGAGAGCGACCCCACCGGCGCGACCCCCAGCCAGGCCGAGGGCGAAGACCAGGCCCGGCAGCCCGACACACGCACCCAACCGGCGGACGGCCATCCCTCGCAGGCAGAGGGAGAGGATCCCGACCGGCCCGCATCGGCGGAGTCGGCAGACACGCTTCGCGACGAGCAGCAGCCATAGCGTCGGTCGCCACGGCTCCTGCGCGGACTGAGCGCGGCGACTGCGGCCCGTCAGCGGAAGTCCCTCGCCCGATGCTGCACCCCCACACGGAGGTCATCGAATCCGTCGGCGACGAGATTGGTCACGCCCTCCGGCGAGCGCTCCAGGATGCCGCGGGCGATGAGCGCCGGTGAGTCCCGGACGATCCGCCGATACCTGTTCCACACACCGACCGAGCACACGATGTTGACGAGCCCGTGCTCGTCCTCGAGGTTGACGAACGTGACACCGGATGCCGTCGCCGGCCGCTGCCGGTGCGTAACCAGCCCCGCGACCTCCACCCGCCTGCCGGTCTCGTGCCTGCGCAGTTCGCGCGAGGTGAGCACCCCGCGGGCATCGAGTGCCGAGCGATAGTGCGTCATCGGGTGGTCGTCGGTGGAGATCCCGGTCGCCCACAGATCGGCTGCGAGGCGCTCGTAGCTCGTGGGGTCCGCGAACAGCGGCGGCTGCACGGCGATCAGCGAGCCCGGCAGATACTCCGGGCGGTCCTGGGCCGCTGACCCGGCGAGCCAGATCGCCTCCCGCCGGCTGAGACCCAGGCACTCGAACGCACCCGCAGTGGCGAGCGCCTCTACCTGGGCGGCGGTGATGCTGGTGCGCCGCACGACATCGCGCAGGTCGCGGAAGCGTCCTCCGGCCGCACGGGCGTCGACGATGCGCTGGGCCACCTTGGCGCCGATGCCTTTCACGCCGGCGAGACCGAGCCGCACCGCGAACCCCGAGTCACGGCGATGCGCCGCCGACTCGTCGGGGCTATGGAGATCGAAGATCCCGACGGGCGGCTGACGGCGTTCGAGGCACGAGTCCAGGCCGGTCGGTCCTCCGGCGGGAAGAGGCGACGGCGGAACTCCCGCCGGCTCGAGCACCGCCTCCGCGTCCGACAGGTGCAGGTCGGGCCGACGCACGTCGACCCCGTGGCGACGTGCGTCGGCGACGAGCGTCGCCGGCGAGTAGAAGCCCATCGGCTGCGCGCGCAGCAGCCCCGCAAGGAACGCCCCCGGGTAGTGCAGCTTGATCCACGAACTGGCGTAGACGAGCAGCGCGAACGACAGGGAGTGTGACTCGGCGAACCCGAAGTTCGCGAACGCCTGGATCTTGGCGTAGATCGCGTCGGCGTCCTCCCCCACCAGACCGTTCTGCGCCATGCCGGAATAGAGCTTGTCGCGCAGCGACTCGATGCGCTCGACCCCGCGCTTGGAACCCATGGCCCGGCGCAGCAGATCGGCATCCTCTCCGCTGAGACCGCCGATGACCATCCCCATCTGCATGAGCTGCTCCTGGAAGACCGGGATGCCCTTGGTGCGCTCCAGCACCGGCTTCAGCTTCTCGTGAGGGTACGTGACCGGCTCCTGACCGAGTTTGCGGCGCACGAACGGGTGCACCGCGCCGCCCTGGATGGGTCCGGGACGGATGAGGGCGATCTCGATGGCGAGGTCGTAGAACTCCCGAGGCTGCAGTCGTGGCAGCAGTCCCATCTGGGCTCGTGACTCGACCTGGAACACGCCGACCGCATCCGCGCGGCACAGCATGTCGTAGACGGCCTTCTCCTCCCTGGGGATCGTCGACAGCTCCCACACCTCCCCCGTGGAGGCGCGGATCATGTCGAAGCAGTACTGGATGGCAGCGAGCATGCCGAGCCCCAGCAGGTCGAACTTCACCAGCCCCATCCAGGCCGCGTCATCCTTGTCCCACTGGATCACGGTGCGGTTCTCCATGCGCGCATGCTCGATCGGCACGACCTCGCCGACAGGGCGGTCGGTGAGCACCATGCCGCCGGAGTGGATCCCCAGGTGCCGCGGCGCCTTCAGCAGCTCGCCGGCGAACTCGATCACCCGATCGGGGATGTCGTGCCCGGGGCCGGTCTCGAGGTGCGCCCCCCACCCCTCGACCTGCTTCGACCACGCATCCTGCTGACCCGGCGAATGACCCAGCGCCTTCGCCATGTCACGGACGGCGTTCTTCGGCCGGTACTGGATGACGTTCGCGACCTGGGCCGCGCGATCGCGGCCGTACTCCTGGTAGACCCACTGGATGATCTCCTCGCGACGGTCCGAGTCGAAGTCGACGTCGATGTCGGGCTCCTCGTCGCGCAGCGACGACAGGAAGCGCTCGAACGGCAGCCGGTAGTAGATGGCGTCGATCGCTGTGATGTCCAGCAGATAGCAGACGGCACTGTTGGCGGCGGACCCTCGTCCCTGACACAGGATGCCTCGACGCCGCGCCTCCTGGACGATGCCGTGGACGATGAGGAAGTAGCCGGGGAAGTCCTTCATCTCGATCACGCCGAGCTCGCGCTCGATGCGGTCCCGGTCCTCCGGACGGAGGTCGGGGTACTTCCGCGGCACCGCCTGCCACACGAGCGAGCGCAGCCACGACATCGGCGTGTGCCCCTCGGGCACCTCCTGCTTCGGCAGCGCGGGCTTCGCCCGCCGCAGCGGGAAGGCGAGCTCGTCGGCGAGCGTGACGGTGCGGGCGACGGCGTCCGGGAACCGGACGAAGCGCTCCGCCATCTCGGCACCCGACCGCAGGTGGGCGCCGGCGTGCGCCGGCAGCCAGCCGTCCAGCTCGTCCAGACCGCGGTTCGCGCGCACCGCCGCGACGGCGGCGGCCAGCAGCTGCCGCTGCGGCACCGCATAGTGCACGTTGTTCGTGGCGAGCAGCGGGAGTCCCCGCTCGCGGGCGAGCCCGGCCAGCACGTCGTTGTGGCGGGTGTCGAGCGGATTGCCGTGGTCGATGAGCTCGACGTGCACGGCGTCGCGCCCGAACAGCGCCACCAGCCGGTCGAGCTCCCGCGCCGCCGCGTCGGCCCCGGCCGTGCCGGGAGCCGACGTGAGCGCCTGGCGGACCGCGCCCTTGCGGCACCCGGTGAGCACGGCCCACTCCCCCGCCGCCTGTGCCGCCAGCTCGTCGAGGTCGTACACCGGTCGCCCCTTCTCACCGCCCCGCAGCTGCGCGTGCGTGATCGCCCCCGCGAGCCGGTGATAGCCCTCTTCGCCGCGGGCGAGCACCAGCAGGTGGCCGCCCGCCGGGTCTGCTTCGCCGTTCTGGGGCTTCGGGAGCTCGAGCGACAGCTCCGCCCCGAAGACGGTCTTCAGATCGAGCGCCTCGGCGGCCTCGGCGAAGTGGACGATGCCGTAGAAGCCGTCGTGATCGGTGATCGCGAGGGCGTGAAGCCCCAGCCGTTCGGCCTCCTCGGCGAGCTCTTCGGGCGATGAGGCCCCGTCGAGGAACGAGAACGAGGAGTGGGCGTGCAGCTCGGCGTACGGGATGACCTCGGCCGGTCGCTCGATCCTGGGCGGCACATAGGGACCGCGCTTGTGCGACCAGGCAGGGCTGTCGCCGCCGTCAGCGCCCGCGGGCCGCGCGTCCGGTCGGCGCCGGCCGCTCAGCACACGCTCGATCTCCGACCAGGACACGCCGGGGTTGTTGAAGCCCATCAGCCGCCCCCCGACAGGCTCAGGGACCGGAGGTCAGTCATAGGTCGCCTCCGCGGTCCAGGCGTCACCGTCGCACACCAGCAGCCAGGCGCCTCCGTCGGCGTCGACGACCTGGAACCGGTACGCGCGGCGCGAGCGGGCGGCATCCCATCCCCGCTCCACCACCGGCCACGGACCCGCCCACGCCTCGATCGGGCGCCGCCGCCCGCTCTCGATGAAGAACGCGGGCACAGCCGCGACGTTTCCTCGCTCGTCGACGTCGACGAGCTCGCCACCCAGCGCGCGCACGTCGACCGGCACCGGATCGGCGAACACCGTGGACGGCAGCGGCTCGGGAAGGCTGCCGGGCCACGGGCGCGCACGCTGCGCCGCGAGCCCTCC from the Microbacterium atlanticum genome contains:
- a CDS encoding error-prone DNA polymerase, with the translated sequence MGFNNPGVSWSEIERVLSGRRRPDARPAGADGGDSPAWSHKRGPYVPPRIERPAEVIPYAELHAHSSFSFLDGASSPEELAEEAERLGLHALAITDHDGFYGIVHFAEAAEALDLKTVFGAELSLELPKPQNGEADPAGGHLLVLARGEEGYHRLAGAITHAQLRGGEKGRPVYDLDELAAQAAGEWAVLTGCRKGAVRQALTSAPGTAGADAAARELDRLVALFGRDAVHVELIDHGNPLDTRHNDVLAGLARERGLPLLATNNVHYAVPQRQLLAAAVAAVRANRGLDELDGWLPAHAGAHLRSGAEMAERFVRFPDAVARTVTLADELAFPLRRAKPALPKQEVPEGHTPMSWLRSLVWQAVPRKYPDLRPEDRDRIERELGVIEMKDFPGYFLIVHGIVQEARRRGILCQGRGSAANSAVCYLLDITAIDAIYYRLPFERFLSSLRDEEPDIDVDFDSDRREEIIQWVYQEYGRDRAAQVANVIQYRPKNAVRDMAKALGHSPGQQDAWSKQVEGWGAHLETGPGHDIPDRVIEFAGELLKAPRHLGIHSGGMVLTDRPVGEVVPIEHARMENRTVIQWDKDDAAWMGLVKFDLLGLGMLAAIQYCFDMIRASTGEVWELSTIPREEKAVYDMLCRADAVGVFQVESRAQMGLLPRLQPREFYDLAIEIALIRPGPIQGGAVHPFVRRKLGQEPVTYPHEKLKPVLERTKGIPVFQEQLMQMGMVIGGLSGEDADLLRRAMGSKRGVERIESLRDKLYSGMAQNGLVGEDADAIYAKIQAFANFGFAESHSLSFALLVYASSWIKLHYPGAFLAGLLRAQPMGFYSPATLVADARRHGVDVRRPDLHLSDAEAVLEPAGVPPSPLPAGGPTGLDSCLERRQPPVGIFDLHSPDESAAHRRDSGFAVRLGLAGVKGIGAKVAQRIVDARAAGGRFRDLRDVVRRTSITAAQVEALATAGAFECLGLSRREAIWLAGSAAQDRPEYLPGSLIAVQPPLFADPTSYERLAADLWATGISTDDHPMTHYRSALDARGVLTSRELRRHETGRRVEVAGLVTHRQRPATASGVTFVNLEDEHGLVNIVCSVGVWNRYRRIVRDSPALIARGILERSPEGVTNLVADGFDDLRVGVQHRARDFR